In a single window of the Spodoptera frugiperda isolate SF20-4 chromosome 19, AGI-APGP_CSIRO_Sfru_2.0, whole genome shotgun sequence genome:
- the LOC118280851 gene encoding uncharacterized protein LOC118280851 gives MSDSQLYWSCRKAMDDEPITLAKFPMRVIVPPIHPSEGPAESYPVSPVPDDVQEIVAILERSASLPDFIPELQKEHSILSFQHSFYVISGDNNVTSGNDMEVTEPDLNAPSTSNAFGSMASSTSTPPDGIGTQSARLQSPFNACFIPGDMGPVPFRTKEALEKMIVINNKIDAAKENENIKIIEKEVYRLHNEATHAYYNHLYETSIAKLKIAEAFLNLAITCDYDQFDRIRKLMLRTYISLADSYKENKQISQCIVINQRINTEFSVDDVIRYKFIELQLMTENSVSDVPGTAERRV, from the exons ATGTCCGATTCACAACTTTATTGGAGCTGTAGAAAAGCCATGGATGATGAACcaa TAACATTGGCTAAGTTCCCAATGAGGGTCATAGTCCCTCCTATTCATCCGTCGGAAGGGCCTGCTGAGAGCTACCCAGTGTCTCCAGTACCAGACGATGTCCAAGAAATTGTCGCTATACTAGAGCGATCCGCATCACTCCCGGATTTTATTCCAGAATTACAGAAAGAGCATAGTATATTGTCTTTTCAACACTCATTTTATGTGATCTCAG GCGACAATAATGTCACTTCAGGCAACGATATGGAGGTAACTGAGCCTGATCTGAACGCTCCATCCACTTCAAACGCATTTGGTTCTATGGCGTCATCAACTTCAACACCACCAGATGGTATAGGCACACAGTCTGCGAGGCTGCAGTCTCCATTCAATGCTTGTTTTATCCCTGGTGATATGGGACCAGTGCCGTTCAGGACCAAAGAGGCTTTGGAGAAAATgattgttattaataataagataG ATGCGGCCAAAGAAAACgagaacataaaaataatagaaaaagaaGTATACAGActgcacaacgaagctacacACGCTTATTACAACCATTTATATGAAACATCCATTGCCAAACTGAAGATCGCTGAAGCCTTTCTGAACTTGGCTATCACATGCGACTATGATCAATTTGATCGTATCAGAAAACTGATGCTCCGTACTTATATATCTTTGGCTGATTCTTATAAGGAGAACAAACAGATCAGCCAATGTATTGTGATCAATCAAAGAATTAATACAGAATTCAGCGTCGATGATGTGATCCGCTATAAGTTTATAGAATTACAGCTAATGACTGAAAATTCTGTGTCTGATGTTCCTGGGACTGCTGAGCGACGCGTGTAA
- the LOC118281169 gene encoding multiple coagulation factor deficiency protein 2 homolog isoform X2, with product MLRLLFLAAFLQCTISQQYQQKVAPGVPPQNYQNYQQPPPPPPPQQQQYQQQQQQQYQQPPPPPQQQQQYQPPPPPPQQQQQQYQQPQQQQQQFQQPPQQQQHGHAHHGDPQLLNPANIAQERDHIQEHMEVPIDTSKMSEQELQFHYFKMHDADNNNKLDGCELIKSLIHWHGQVDKNHQTYSDEQLEQLLEHVLKHTDLNKDGYVDYLEYRVSNYKAKLGEKQKEEMGGR from the exons ATGTTGAGGCTACTATTCTTGGCTGCATTCTTGCAGTGCACTATATCTCAACAATATCAGCAAAAAGTTGCTCCCGGAGTGCCTCCACAGAATTACCAG aACTATCAGCAACCCCCGCCGCCGCCCCCACCGCAACAA CAACAATAccaacaacaacagcaacagcaaTACCAACAGCCTCCCCCGCCCCCCCAGCAGCAGCAACAGTACcagcccccgcccccgcccccgcagcaacaacagcaacagTACCAGCAGCCGcagcaacaacagcaacagTTTCAACAACCGCCACAGCAACAACAACATGGGCATGCTCATCATGgag atCCTCAGCTGTTGAACCCGGCCAACATAGCCCAGGAGAGAGA CCACATCCAAGAGCACATGGAGGTACCGATCGACACATCGAAGATGTCGGAACAAGAGCTGCAGTTCCACTACTTCAAGATGCATGACGCCGACAATAATAACAAGTTGGACGGCTGTGAACTCATCAAGTCGCTTATTCATTGGCACG GGCAAGTCGACAAAAATCACCAGACCTACTCTGATGAACAACTGGAACAGCTCTTGGAACACGTGTTGAAGCACACGGACTTGAACAAGGACGGATACGTCGACTACTTGGAGTATAGAGTCAGCAACTACAAAGCTAAACTTGGCGAGAAACAGAAGGAGGAGATGGGAGGCAGATAG
- the LOC118281169 gene encoding multiple coagulation factor deficiency protein 2 homolog isoform X1, with amino-acid sequence MLRLLFLAAFLQCTISQQYQQKVAPGVPPQNYQNYQQPPPPPPPQQQQYQQQQQQQYQQPPPPPQQQQQYQPPPPPPQQQQQQYQQPQQQQQQFQQPPQQQQHGHAHHGDPQLLNPANIAQERDHIQEHMEVPIDTSKMSEQELQFHYFKMHDADNNNKLDGCELIKSLIHWHEQGHKQAPQAGTPPVGEKIFGDDELVNLIDPILNMDDHNRDGYIDYPEFVRAQQKSQQKQGQ; translated from the exons ATGTTGAGGCTACTATTCTTGGCTGCATTCTTGCAGTGCACTATATCTCAACAATATCAGCAAAAAGTTGCTCCCGGAGTGCCTCCACAGAATTACCAG aACTATCAGCAACCCCCGCCGCCGCCCCCACCGCAACAA CAACAATAccaacaacaacagcaacagcaaTACCAACAGCCTCCCCCGCCCCCCCAGCAGCAGCAACAGTACcagcccccgcccccgcccccgcagcaacaacagcaacagTACCAGCAGCCGcagcaacaacagcaacagTTTCAACAACCGCCACAGCAACAACAACATGGGCATGCTCATCATGgag atCCTCAGCTGTTGAACCCGGCCAACATAGCCCAGGAGAGAGA CCACATCCAAGAGCACATGGAGGTACCGATCGACACATCGAAGATGTCGGAACAAGAGCTGCAGTTCCACTACTTCAAGATGCATGACGCCGACAATAATAACAAGTTGGACGGCTGTGAACTCATCAAGTCGCTTATTCATTGGCACG AGCAAGGGCACAAACAGGCGCCACAGGCCGGCACGCCACCGGTTGGCGAAAAAATCTTCGGTGACGATGAATTAGTGAATTTAATTGATCCCATTTTAAATATGGACGATCACAATAGGGATGGGTATATTGATTACCCAGAATTCGTTAGGGCGCAGCAAAAAAGTCAACAGAAGCAGGGACAGTAA
- the LOC118281169 gene encoding multiple coagulation factor deficiency protein 2 homolog isoform X3, with protein sequence MLRLLFLAAFLQCTISQQYQQKVAPGVPPQNYQNYQQPPPPPPPQQQQYQQQQQQQYQQPPPPPQQQQQYQPPPPPPQQQQQQYQQPQQQQQQFQQPPQQQQHGHAHHGDPQLLNPANIAQERDHIQEHMEVPIDTSKMSEQELQFHYFKMHDADNNNKLDGCELIKSLIHWHVFEKKDKLGLPDKELENMVDNTLKAMDVDNDGYVTWTEYRTRIEEHNRIHGEH encoded by the exons ATGTTGAGGCTACTATTCTTGGCTGCATTCTTGCAGTGCACTATATCTCAACAATATCAGCAAAAAGTTGCTCCCGGAGTGCCTCCACAGAATTACCAG aACTATCAGCAACCCCCGCCGCCGCCCCCACCGCAACAA CAACAATAccaacaacaacagcaacagcaaTACCAACAGCCTCCCCCGCCCCCCCAGCAGCAGCAACAGTACcagcccccgcccccgcccccgcagcaacaacagcaacagTACCAGCAGCCGcagcaacaacagcaacagTTTCAACAACCGCCACAGCAACAACAACATGGGCATGCTCATCATGgag atCCTCAGCTGTTGAACCCGGCCAACATAGCCCAGGAGAGAGA CCACATCCAAGAGCACATGGAGGTACCGATCGACACATCGAAGATGTCGGAACAAGAGCTGCAGTTCCACTACTTCAAGATGCATGACGCCGACAATAATAACAAGTTGGACGGCTGTGAACTCATCAAGTCGCTTATTCATTGGCACG TGTTTGAAAAGAAGGATAAGTTGGGTTTACCGGACAAAGAGTTAGAAAATATGGTTGATAACACATTGAAAGCTATGGATGTTGATAATGACGGTTATGTCACATGGACCGAATATAGAACACGCATTGAAGAGCATAATAGAATTCATggtgaacattaa
- the LOC118281169 gene encoding multiple coagulation factor deficiency protein 2 homolog isoform X4: protein MLRLLFLAAFLQCTISQQYQQKVAPGVPPQNYQNYQQPPPPPPPQQQQYQQQQQQQYQQPPPPPQQQQQYQPPPPPPQQQQQQYQQPQQQQQQFQQPPQQQQHGHAHHGDPQLLNPANIAQERDHIQEHMEVPIDTSKMSEQELQFHYFKMHDADNNNKLDGCELIKSLIHWHEGGQGTGMVYKDSDLEEMVEGALKQTDTNNDGFIEYSEFRAATEPGAK, encoded by the exons ATGTTGAGGCTACTATTCTTGGCTGCATTCTTGCAGTGCACTATATCTCAACAATATCAGCAAAAAGTTGCTCCCGGAGTGCCTCCACAGAATTACCAG aACTATCAGCAACCCCCGCCGCCGCCCCCACCGCAACAA CAACAATAccaacaacaacagcaacagcaaTACCAACAGCCTCCCCCGCCCCCCCAGCAGCAGCAACAGTACcagcccccgcccccgcccccgcagcaacaacagcaacagTACCAGCAGCCGcagcaacaacagcaacagTTTCAACAACCGCCACAGCAACAACAACATGGGCATGCTCATCATGgag atCCTCAGCTGTTGAACCCGGCCAACATAGCCCAGGAGAGAGA CCACATCCAAGAGCACATGGAGGTACCGATCGACACATCGAAGATGTCGGAACAAGAGCTGCAGTTCCACTACTTCAAGATGCATGACGCCGACAATAATAACAAGTTGGACGGCTGTGAACTCATCAAGTCGCTTATTCATTGGCACG AAGGTGGACAAGGCACAGGGATGGTGTACAAAGATTCTGATTTAGAAGAAATGGTAGAAGGCGCTTTGAAGCAGACGGATACAAACAATGATGGTTTCATTGAATATTCTGAATTCAGAGCCGCCACCGAACCTGGTGCTAAATAG